One region of Sphingomonas adhaesiva genomic DNA includes:
- a CDS encoding acyl-CoA thioesterase domain-containing protein translates to MADPLVSFLADRFARVPLASAIGMRLEQADDTGARARLPATASVALAGGRAIDPLALLPFVDQLASAPLMARGGAEATMATIDLAVHIAAAPGERDLIGSARAVGPVAAGAGLVTAHVHDTAGTAIATGTAWFAMGKPPGGGGSVERVDRAVVATGPFEALIGLAGHGEDGATLAPRVWEAIGWTGLPALHGGAVAAALARAGQQRVATLGRGDLRLASIAVRYLRAAHDSGAQAVARVDAIGRRTARLSAALTIAGDVAANAQLLFVADA, encoded by the coding sequence ATGGCCGATCCCCTCGTCTCTTTCCTCGCCGATCGTTTCGCCCGCGTTCCGCTGGCATCGGCGATCGGTATGCGGCTGGAGCAGGCGGACGATACCGGCGCGCGCGCCCGACTGCCGGCGACGGCGTCGGTGGCGCTGGCAGGCGGGCGGGCGATCGATCCGCTCGCGCTGCTGCCCTTCGTCGACCAGCTCGCCAGCGCGCCGCTGATGGCGCGGGGCGGCGCGGAGGCGACGATGGCGACGATCGATCTGGCGGTCCACATCGCCGCCGCGCCGGGCGAGCGCGACCTGATCGGCAGCGCGCGGGCGGTCGGCCCGGTCGCGGCGGGGGCGGGGCTCGTCACCGCGCACGTCCACGACACCGCCGGGACGGCGATCGCGACGGGCACCGCGTGGTTCGCCATGGGGAAGCCGCCGGGCGGCGGCGGGAGCGTCGAGCGCGTCGATCGCGCGGTGGTCGCGACCGGCCCGTTTGAGGCGCTGATCGGGCTCGCGGGCCACGGCGAGGACGGGGCGACGCTCGCCCCGCGGGTGTGGGAGGCGATCGGCTGGACCGGGCTGCCCGCGCTCCACGGCGGCGCGGTCGCCGCGGCGCTGGCGCGCGCCGGGCAGCAGCGCGTCGCCACGCTGGGGCGCGGCGACCTGCGGCTGGCGAGCATCGCGGTGCGCTACCTGCGGGCCGCGCACGACAGCGGCGCGCAGGCGGTGGCGAGGGTCGATGCGATCGGTCGGCGCACCGCGCGCCTCTCCGCCGCGCTGACCATCGCCGGCGACGTGGCGGCCAACGCGCAGCTGCTGTTCGTCGCCGACGCTTGA
- a CDS encoding DsbE family thiol:disulfide interchange protein, translated as MKRWVIWVPLLFFVLLAGVIAWGLYRPADRTVWSAMVGKPVPDFVLPAMIPGKPGVAGADFRQGKPRLLNVFASWCVPCVAEAPQLMALKAAGVPIDAVAIKDTPGAITDFLRRNGDPYARIGNDPHSRVQLALGSSGVPETFVVDGRGIIVKQHVGDIRADDVPELLQALAEAK; from the coding sequence ATGAAGCGCTGGGTCATCTGGGTGCCGCTGCTGTTCTTCGTGCTGCTGGCCGGCGTCATCGCCTGGGGGCTGTACAGGCCGGCCGACCGCACCGTCTGGTCGGCGATGGTGGGCAAGCCCGTGCCCGATTTCGTGCTGCCCGCGATGATCCCCGGCAAGCCCGGCGTCGCCGGCGCCGATTTCCGTCAGGGCAAGCCGCGTCTGCTCAACGTGTTCGCCAGCTGGTGCGTGCCGTGCGTCGCGGAGGCGCCGCAGCTGATGGCGCTGAAGGCCGCGGGCGTGCCGATCGACGCGGTCGCGATCAAGGACACGCCGGGTGCCATCACCGATTTCCTGCGCCGCAACGGCGATCCCTATGCCCGGATCGGCAACGATCCGCACAGCCGGGTGCAGCTGGCGCTGGGCTCGTCCGGCGTGCCCGAGACGTTCGTGGTCGACGGCCGCGGCATCATCGTGAAGCAGCACGTGGGCGACATCCGCGCCGATGACGTGCCCGAGCTGCTGCAGGCGCTGGCGGAGGCGAAGTGA
- a CDS encoding GIY-YIG nuclease family protein — protein MGRGGWVYIMTNRYRGTMYVGVTAHLAARVHQHRTGDGSDFCARYRLHRLVWAERSEDIADCIAHEKRLKRWRREWKFALIERGNPEWRDLSELTG, from the coding sequence ATGGGGCGCGGGGGCTGGGTTTACATCATGACGAACCGTTACCGCGGGACCATGTATGTCGGCGTCACCGCCCACCTCGCTGCACGGGTGCATCAGCACAGGACTGGCGACGGGTCGGACTTCTGTGCACGCTATCGGCTTCATCGGCTGGTCTGGGCGGAACGCAGCGAGGATATCGCCGACTGCATCGCGCACGAGAAGCGGTTGAAAAGGTGGCGGCGCGAATGGAAGTTCGCGTTGATCGAGCGCGGGAACCCGGAGTGGCGCGATCTGTCGGAACTCACCGGGTGA
- a CDS encoding LLM class flavin-dependent oxidoreductase, protein MADRLRFGAFIAPFHPLGENPTQAIERDLDLVVHMDRLGYDEAWIGEHHSAGYELIASPELFIATVAERTKHIRLGTGVSSLPYHHPLMLADRINQLDHVTRGRVMFGVGPGALPSDAFMMGIPVAKQRDRMDEALDVLVPLLRGEVVTKETEWFTLNEARLQMRPFTRPSVEIAVASQVSPTGAQAAGRHGVGMLSIGATQAGGFNALASNWAIAQAQAEEAGRTMDRDAWRLVGPMHVAATREEARAQVRYGIGQWLYYFREVAALPLAPDDGSDPVDALVNSGMAVVGTPEDAIAQIARLQEQSGGFGAYLTLDTNWAEWDAKKKSYELIARHVMPTFQGANANRDASLRWAADNRPRFIGEAQAAVGARVAQHVAARGTGNIRPEILAAMGLDKKPEAAE, encoded by the coding sequence ATGGCCGATCGGCTGCGCTTCGGGGCGTTCATCGCGCCGTTCCACCCCCTGGGAGAGAACCCCACGCAGGCGATCGAACGCGATCTCGACCTTGTCGTCCACATGGACAGGCTGGGCTATGACGAGGCGTGGATCGGCGAGCATCACTCCGCCGGCTACGAGCTGATCGCCAGTCCCGAACTCTTCATCGCCACCGTCGCGGAGCGGACGAAGCACATCCGGCTGGGCACCGGCGTCTCCTCGCTGCCCTATCACCACCCGCTGATGCTGGCGGATCGCATCAACCAGCTCGACCACGTCACGCGCGGGCGCGTGATGTTCGGCGTCGGGCCGGGCGCGCTGCCGTCCGACGCGTTCATGATGGGCATCCCGGTCGCCAAGCAGCGCGACCGCATGGACGAGGCGCTCGACGTGCTCGTGCCGCTGCTGCGCGGCGAGGTGGTGACGAAGGAAACCGAGTGGTTCACCCTGAACGAGGCGCGGCTGCAGATGCGCCCCTTCACCCGCCCCTCGGTCGAGATCGCGGTGGCAAGCCAGGTGTCCCCCACCGGCGCGCAGGCGGCCGGGCGGCACGGCGTCGGCATGCTGTCGATCGGCGCGACGCAGGCGGGCGGGTTCAACGCGCTCGCCAGCAACTGGGCGATCGCGCAGGCGCAGGCGGAGGAGGCCGGGCGGACGATGGACCGCGACGCGTGGCGGCTGGTCGGCCCGATGCACGTCGCCGCCACGCGCGAGGAGGCACGCGCGCAGGTCCGCTACGGCATCGGGCAGTGGCTCTATTATTTCCGCGAGGTCGCCGCCCTGCCGCTCGCGCCCGATGACGGCAGCGATCCGGTCGATGCGCTGGTCAACAGCGGCATGGCGGTGGTCGGCACCCCCGAGGATGCGATCGCGCAGATCGCGCGATTGCAGGAACAGTCCGGGGGCTTCGGCGCGTATCTGACGCTCGACACCAACTGGGCGGAATGGGACGCCAAGAAGAAGAGCTACGAGCTGATCGCGCGTCACGTCATGCCGACGTTCCAGGGCGCGAACGCCAACCGCGACGCCTCGCTGCGCTGGGCCGCCGACAACCGTCCGCGCTTCATCGGCGAGGCGCAGGCCGCGGTCGGCGCGCGCGTGGCGCAGCATGTCGCCGCCAGGGGCACCGGGAACATCCGGCCCGAGATCCTGGCCGCGATGGGTCTCGACAAGAAACCCGAGGCCGCGGAATGA
- a CDS encoding amidohydrolase: protein MARAMLALTIVAVPLAGCAGKRERPQPAAAKAPPVPYARDPYPSTYRAYPGVPTLVRNVTVFDGEGVRIDDGSVLFADGKVVAVGRALDAPAGAQVIDGQGKYLTPGIVDIHSHLGDYPSPGVQAHSDGNEATAAVTADVWAEHSVWPQDPGFGRALANGGVTTLQILPGSANLMGGRSVVVKNVYARTMQAMKFPGAPYGLKMACGENPKRVYGTRNQKPSTRMGNVAVDRQTWARAAAYKRKWDKYEKEGGDPPERDIAMDTLRGVLAGEILVQNHCYRADEMAIVLDMAREFGYKVTAFHHAVEAYKIADLLKANGTCAAVWADWYGFKMESFDGIGENLAILDRAGACAFIHSDDANGIQRLNQEVAKVMASARHAGMPVTPEHAWTWLSIGPAKALGIDRVTGSLRPGKMADVVLWNGDPFSVYTRPEKVWVDGALLYDANDPRRRPVSDFELGQPGMGDVK from the coding sequence ATGGCGCGGGCGATGCTCGCGCTGACGATCGTCGCCGTGCCGCTGGCGGGGTGCGCCGGGAAGAGGGAGCGGCCGCAGCCCGCCGCAGCGAAGGCGCCCCCGGTGCCCTATGCGCGCGATCCCTATCCCTCCACCTACCGCGCCTATCCCGGCGTGCCGACGCTGGTGCGCAACGTCACCGTGTTCGACGGCGAGGGGGTGCGGATCGACGACGGATCGGTGCTGTTCGCGGACGGCAAGGTGGTCGCGGTCGGCCGGGCGCTCGACGCCCCCGCCGGCGCGCAGGTGATCGACGGGCAGGGCAAGTATCTGACCCCCGGCATCGTCGACATCCACAGCCATCTGGGCGACTATCCCAGCCCCGGCGTGCAGGCGCATTCCGACGGCAACGAGGCGACCGCCGCGGTCACCGCCGACGTCTGGGCCGAGCACAGCGTCTGGCCGCAGGACCCCGGCTTCGGCCGCGCGCTCGCCAACGGCGGGGTGACCACGCTCCAGATCCTGCCCGGCTCGGCGAACCTGATGGGCGGCCGCTCGGTCGTGGTGAAGAACGTCTACGCCCGAACGATGCAGGCGATGAAGTTCCCCGGCGCGCCGTACGGGCTGAAGATGGCGTGCGGCGAAAACCCCAAGCGCGTCTACGGCACCCGCAACCAGAAACCGTCGACCCGCATGGGCAATGTCGCGGTCGATCGCCAGACCTGGGCCCGCGCCGCCGCCTACAAGCGCAAGTGGGACAAATATGAGAAGGAAGGCGGCGACCCGCCCGAGCGCGACATCGCGATGGACACGCTGCGCGGCGTGCTGGCGGGCGAGATCCTGGTTCAGAACCACTGCTACCGCGCCGACGAGATGGCCATCGTCCTCGATATGGCCCGGGAGTTCGGCTACAAGGTCACCGCGTTCCACCATGCGGTGGAGGCGTACAAGATCGCCGACCTGCTCAAGGCCAACGGCACCTGCGCGGCGGTCTGGGCCGACTGGTACGGGTTCAAGATGGAGAGCTTCGACGGCATCGGCGAGAATCTCGCCATCCTCGACCGCGCCGGGGCCTGCGCCTTCATCCATTCGGACGACGCCAACGGCATCCAGCGGCTCAACCAGGAGGTGGCCAAGGTCATGGCCTCCGCGCGCCATGCCGGCATGCCGGTGACGCCGGAGCATGCCTGGACCTGGCTGTCGATCGGCCCGGCGAAGGCGCTCGGCATCGACCGCGTCACCGGCAGCCTGCGCCCCGGCAAGATGGCCGACGTGGTGCTGTGGAACGGCGATCCGTTCAGCGTCTACACCCGCCCCGAAAAGGTATGGGTCGACGGCGCGCTCCTCTACGATGCGAACGATCCGCGCCGCCGCCCGGTGAGCGACTTCGAACTCGGCCAGCCGGGCATGGGAGACGTCAAGTGA
- a CDS encoding cytochrome c-type biogenesis protein — MTIMVALAAPAAAQTSNAPLAYQQLRDPAQEKQARALMETLRCLVCQSQSIADSDADMAGEMRALVRQRIAAGETPAQVRDWLIQRYGDYVTYDPPLGRATLALWLAPLALLALGGWLARGSFRRRR, encoded by the coding sequence ATGACGATCATGGTCGCTCTCGCCGCGCCCGCCGCGGCGCAGACCTCCAACGCGCCGCTCGCCTATCAGCAACTCCGCGATCCCGCGCAGGAGAAGCAGGCGCGTGCGCTGATGGAGACGCTGCGCTGCCTGGTCTGCCAGAGCCAGTCGATCGCCGATTCGGACGCCGACATGGCGGGCGAGATGCGCGCGCTGGTGCGCCAGCGGATCGCCGCGGGGGAGACGCCGGCGCAGGTGCGCGACTGGCTGATCCAGCGCTACGGCGACTATGTCACCTACGATCCGCCGCTGGGGCGCGCCACGCTGGCATTGTGGCTGGCGCCGCTGGCGCTGCTGGCGCTGGGCGGCTGGCTCGCACGCGGATCGTTCCGCCGCCGGCGATAG
- a CDS encoding heme lyase CcmF/NrfE family subunit, producing MTAETGLAALWLAAALAALQVLLAALALRRDDGDAAAAIRAVAIVQGALSAIAMGALIAAFLASDMSVALVAANSHSQKPWLYKFAGAWGNHEGSMLLWVTILGIAGAAVARFEHRLATRTLVATLGAQAVIALGFFAFLLFASNPFARLSPAPADGAGLNPLLQDPGLAFHPPTLYAGYVGLSVAFSFAVGALVTRDVGPAFARAMRPWVLGAWVFLTLGITAGSYWAYYELGWGGWWFWDPVENASLMPWLAATALLHSVTVLATRDGLRAWTVMLAVVAFSMSMIGTFLVRSGILTSVHAFAVDPTRGSFILALLVLYIGGALALFGARIGTVRQGKLFEPVSREGSLVANNLLLTVILGIVLIGTFYPIVAGAFGTQLSVGPPFFDKATGPIALILVAIMAAGPLMRWRRDDASEVLSRLFLPLAAALFAGAGVFVLGGAIGVLPLAGVALAAGLAVASVAPLAKRNLRRAPLHLWGMVVAHLGIAVSLAGMAISSAYTQETLVAVGIGQPARVGDFTVRLAGVRPVVGQNWSALEGRLEVTRGEDAEPFVLRPQVRYFTDPVTTTNESAIATRWDGQLYTVLGTLGDDGRWQLRLWWKPFVTLIWAGGALIAIGGVLSLVGHQWRRFRLGRRQEGFA from the coding sequence ATGACCGCCGAGACCGGCCTCGCCGCGCTCTGGCTCGCCGCTGCGCTGGCGGCGTTGCAGGTGTTGCTCGCCGCGCTCGCGCTGCGGCGCGACGACGGGGACGCCGCGGCCGCGATCCGTGCCGTCGCGATCGTGCAGGGTGCGCTGAGCGCGATTGCGATGGGGGCGCTGATCGCCGCCTTCCTCGCCTCCGACATGTCGGTCGCGCTGGTCGCCGCCAACAGTCATTCGCAAAAGCCCTGGCTCTACAAGTTCGCCGGTGCTTGGGGTAACCACGAAGGCTCGATGCTGCTGTGGGTCACCATCCTGGGCATCGCGGGCGCTGCGGTGGCGCGGTTCGAGCACCGTCTGGCGACGCGCACCCTCGTCGCCACGCTCGGCGCGCAGGCGGTGATCGCGCTCGGCTTCTTCGCCTTCCTGCTCTTCGCCTCCAACCCCTTCGCGCGGCTCAGCCCCGCGCCCGCGGACGGCGCCGGCCTCAACCCGCTGCTCCAGGACCCCGGGCTCGCCTTCCACCCGCCCACGCTCTACGCCGGCTATGTCGGCCTGAGCGTCGCGTTCAGCTTCGCGGTCGGCGCGCTCGTCACGCGCGACGTCGGGCCGGCCTTCGCGCGCGCGATGCGGCCGTGGGTGCTGGGCGCGTGGGTGTTCCTGACGCTCGGCATCACCGCGGGCTCCTACTGGGCCTATTACGAGCTGGGCTGGGGCGGCTGGTGGTTCTGGGATCCGGTCGAGAACGCGTCGCTGATGCCGTGGCTGGCCGCGACCGCGCTGCTCCATTCGGTCACGGTGCTGGCGACCCGCGACGGGCTGCGCGCCTGGACCGTCATGCTCGCGGTCGTCGCCTTTTCGATGAGCATGATCGGCACCTTCCTGGTCCGCTCGGGCATCCTCACCAGCGTCCATGCCTTCGCGGTCGATCCCACGCGCGGGTCGTTCATCCTGGCGCTGCTGGTTCTCTATATCGGCGGTGCGCTGGCGCTGTTCGGCGCGCGTATCGGCACGGTGCGGCAGGGCAAGCTGTTCGAGCCGGTCAGCCGCGAGGGCTCGCTGGTCGCCAACAACCTGCTGCTCACCGTCATCCTGGGCATCGTGCTGATCGGCACCTTCTATCCCATCGTCGCGGGTGCGTTCGGGACGCAATTGTCGGTCGGGCCGCCGTTCTTCGACAAGGCGACGGGGCCGATCGCGCTCATCCTCGTGGCGATCATGGCGGCGGGGCCGCTGATGCGGTGGCGGCGCGACGACGCGAGCGAGGTGCTGTCGCGGTTGTTCCTGCCGCTCGCCGCCGCGCTGTTCGCGGGGGCGGGCGTGTTCGTGCTGGGCGGCGCGATCGGCGTCCTGCCGCTCGCGGGCGTCGCGCTCGCCGCCGGGCTGGCGGTCGCCAGCGTCGCGCCGCTGGCGAAGCGCAACCTGCGCCGCGCGCCGCTGCACCTGTGGGGCATGGTCGTCGCGCACCTTGGCATCGCGGTGTCGCTGGCCGGGATGGCGATCAGCAGCGCCTATACGCAGGAGACGCTGGTCGCGGTCGGCATCGGCCAGCCCGCGCGCGTCGGCGACTTTACCGTGCGGCTGGCCGGGGTGCGCCCGGTCGTGGGGCAGAACTGGTCCGCGCTGGAGGGCCGGCTGGAGGTGACGCGCGGCGAGGATGCCGAGCCGTTCGTGCTGCGCCCGCAGGTCCGCTATTTCACCGATCCCGTGACGACCACCAACGAAAGCGCGATCGCGACGCGCTGGGACGGCCAGCTCTACACCGTCCTCGGCACGCTGGGCGATGACGGACGCTGGCAGCTGCGGCTGTGGTGGAAGCCGTTCGTGACGCTGATCTGGGCCGGCGGCGCGCTGATCGCGATCGGTGGCGTGCTGTCGCTGGTCGGGCACCAGTGGCGCCGTTTCCGGCTGGGCCGCCGGCAGGAGGGGTTCGCATGA
- a CDS encoding amidohydrolase family protein, with product MAITGGTVAIGDGSAPVERGTVVIANGRIVAAGRGVAVPAGAQVIDATGKWVAAGIVSAMSDLSLIDADGVSESNDVGARNSPYKASIDVSVAVNPAGVKVANERLGGVTRAIVSPSAGGSIFAGQGAVIDLGADADAVTRPRAFQYVELGEDGGRLAGGSRPAAYALLRDSLAQAQDYRRSPAAFDGRSGDALLKRADAQALLRVLDGTVPLLVHVQRASDIRIVLGLRRDYPRVRLVLVGANEGWLVAPEIAAAGVPVIADALADLPIAFESLAATESNVGRLRAAGVRVGLMGGGTQSGDHVLRQFAGNLVAITRIPGATGLEWGQAFAAITSGPAAAIGMDGEIGSLRPGRRADVVLWDGDPLELSSAAEAVWIDGRPQPMDSRQKQLRDRYLVPVEGALPKAYERR from the coding sequence GTGGCCATCACCGGCGGCACCGTCGCGATCGGCGACGGCAGCGCGCCCGTCGAGCGCGGCACCGTCGTCATCGCGAACGGCCGCATCGTCGCCGCCGGGCGCGGCGTCGCGGTCCCCGCGGGCGCGCAGGTGATCGACGCGACCGGCAAATGGGTGGCGGCGGGCATCGTCTCGGCGATGAGCGACCTGTCGCTGATCGATGCCGATGGCGTGTCCGAAAGCAACGACGTCGGCGCACGCAACTCGCCGTACAAGGCGTCGATCGACGTCTCCGTCGCGGTCAATCCCGCCGGCGTGAAGGTCGCCAACGAACGGCTCGGCGGCGTCACCCGCGCGATCGTCTCGCCGTCCGCCGGCGGCTCGATCTTCGCGGGGCAGGGTGCGGTGATCGATCTCGGCGCGGATGCCGATGCGGTGACGCGCCCGCGCGCATTCCAATATGTCGAGCTGGGCGAGGACGGCGGGCGTCTGGCGGGGGGCAGCCGCCCCGCCGCCTATGCGCTGCTGCGCGATTCGCTGGCGCAGGCGCAGGACTATCGCCGCAGCCCGGCCGCGTTCGACGGCCGCTCGGGCGATGCGCTGCTCAAGCGTGCCGATGCGCAGGCGCTCCTGCGCGTGCTCGACGGCACGGTGCCGCTGCTGGTCCATGTCCAGCGTGCCAGCGACATCCGCATCGTGCTGGGGCTCAGGCGCGACTATCCGCGGGTGAGGCTGGTGCTGGTCGGCGCCAACGAAGGCTGGCTGGTCGCGCCCGAGATCGCCGCCGCCGGCGTGCCCGTCATCGCCGACGCGCTCGCCGACCTGCCGATCGCGTTCGAGAGCCTGGCCGCGACCGAATCCAACGTCGGCCGCCTGCGCGCCGCGGGCGTTCGGGTCGGGCTGATGGGCGGGGGGACGCAGTCGGGCGATCACGTCCTGCGCCAGTTCGCGGGCAATCTGGTCGCGATCACGCGCATCCCCGGCGCCACGGGGCTGGAGTGGGGACAGGCGTTCGCCGCGATCACCAGCGGCCCGGCGGCGGCGATCGGCATGGACGGCGAGATCGGCTCGCTGCGCCCGGGTCGCCGCGCCGACGTCGTGCTGTGGGACGGCGACCCGCTGGAACTGTCCAGCGCGGCGGAGGCGGTCTGGATCGACGGCCGGCCGCAACCGATGGACTCGCGCCAGAAGCAGCTGCGCGACCGCTATCTGGTGCCCGTGGAGGGCGCGCTGCCGAAGGCGTACGAGCGGCGCTGA
- a CDS encoding zinc-binding dehydrogenase: MKAVVRRGPALVVDTIADPVPAAGQVVVRTLCCGICGSDLHAVHAMEAMVELGRRSGEPSPVDPARDIVFGHEFCAEVLDHGPGTDRRLKPGTRVVALPVMPTARGMETIGYSNTFPGGFAEAMLLAEPMLIEVPGGLSDAQAAMTEPFAVGEHAVAESDAGRDTVHLVVGCGPVGLAVIAALKARGLGPVIAADFSPARRRIAEAFGADAVIDPARENPHARWASYGVPVSRAERSVLAQREMGSGQPGKRAIVFECVGVPGVIQSLVEAVPPATQILVAGVCMQTDTIEPFLCINKAIELKFVLGYTPDEFAATLRHIADGRIDVAPAITGTVALDGVAGAFAALADPDRHCKILVRP, encoded by the coding sequence ATGAAGGCCGTCGTCCGGCGCGGCCCCGCATTGGTGGTCGATACGATCGCCGATCCGGTGCCCGCCGCCGGACAGGTGGTCGTCCGGACGCTGTGCTGCGGCATCTGCGGCTCCGACCTGCATGCGGTCCACGCGATGGAGGCGATGGTCGAGCTGGGCCGGCGCAGCGGCGAGCCGTCGCCGGTCGATCCCGCGCGCGACATCGTCTTCGGCCACGAATTCTGCGCGGAGGTCCTCGATCACGGCCCCGGCACCGACCGCCGGCTGAAACCCGGCACCCGCGTCGTCGCGCTCCCCGTCATGCCGACCGCGCGCGGGATGGAGACGATCGGCTATTCCAACACCTTCCCCGGCGGTTTCGCGGAGGCGATGCTGCTGGCCGAGCCGATGCTGATCGAGGTGCCCGGCGGCCTGTCGGACGCGCAGGCGGCGATGACCGAGCCGTTCGCGGTCGGCGAACATGCCGTCGCCGAATCCGACGCCGGCCGCGACACCGTCCACCTCGTCGTCGGCTGCGGCCCCGTCGGCCTCGCCGTGATCGCCGCGCTCAAGGCACGCGGGCTCGGCCCGGTCATCGCCGCCGACTTCTCGCCCGCGCGCCGCCGCATCGCCGAGGCGTTCGGCGCCGATGCCGTGATCGATCCGGCGCGCGAGAATCCGCACGCGCGCTGGGCCTCCTATGGCGTGCCCGTCAGCCGTGCCGAGCGCTCCGTCCTCGCCCAAAGAGAGATGGGGTCCGGCCAGCCGGGCAAGCGCGCGATCGTGTTCGAATGCGTCGGCGTCCCCGGCGTCATCCAGTCGCTGGTGGAGGCGGTGCCCCCGGCCACGCAGATACTGGTCGCGGGCGTCTGCATGCAGACCGACACGATCGAGCCGTTCCTGTGCATCAACAAGGCGATCGAGCTGAAGTTCGTGCTGGGCTACACCCCCGACGAATTCGCCGCCACGCTGCGCCACATCGCCGATGGCCGCATCGACGTGGCGCCCGCGATCACCGGAACCGTCGCGCTGGACGGCGTGGCGGGCGCCTTCGCCGCGCTCGCCGACCCCGACCGGCATTGTAAAATTCTGGTGCGGCCATGA
- a CDS encoding cytochrome P450, giving the protein MRLVSDHIVEGRAGPTFGQTYPTLPGVDLIDIKGFTRGQPWADFARMREQAPVMWHPEPRGGTGFWALTGYEDVKRVNGDPETFSSETGGILMALGPQETRHPTLFSASTNSMINLDGRPHRQLRKEHMPYFTATYMRGLRDRVSAEVTRLLDTMAPLGKCDFVEKFAQRLPIFTLCEMLGVPVEDRERFINWIHFLEMAQQIAMEQIDQLAGLSEPSPQIAAFIELFNKNVAEMFEYGRDMLAKRRRDPQADLMSAIANAEVEGEKLPGEYLDGAWLLIVFAGNDTTRNSLSGAMKLFTENPEQKALLQGDGALLTNAVHEITRMVSPVIYMRRTATADVEVHGQKIAQGEKVIMYYGAANRDPAMFPDPDRFDITRANAEKNIAFGYGPHICIGRMTAQLQLEEAYRQIFNRFPDIRWSGDMDIAPNNFVHAIKRLEVEFTPERKAAAA; this is encoded by the coding sequence ATGCGCCTCGTCAGCGATCATATCGTGGAGGGCCGCGCCGGCCCCACCTTCGGCCAGACCTATCCGACGCTGCCCGGCGTCGACCTCATCGACATCAAGGGGTTTACCCGCGGCCAGCCATGGGCCGATTTCGCCCGGATGCGCGAGCAGGCGCCCGTCATGTGGCACCCCGAGCCGCGCGGCGGCACCGGCTTCTGGGCGCTGACCGGCTATGAGGACGTGAAGCGCGTCAACGGCGATCCGGAGACCTTTTCCTCGGAGACCGGCGGCATCCTGATGGCGCTCGGGCCGCAGGAGACTCGGCATCCGACGCTCTTCTCCGCCTCGACCAACAGCATGATAAACCTCGACGGCCGCCCGCACCGTCAGCTCCGCAAGGAGCATATGCCCTATTTCACCGCCACCTACATGCGCGGGCTTCGCGACCGTGTCTCGGCGGAGGTGACGCGCCTGCTCGACACCATGGCCCCGCTCGGCAAGTGCGATTTCGTCGAGAAGTTCGCGCAGCGGCTGCCGATCTTCACGCTGTGCGAGATGCTGGGCGTGCCGGTCGAGGACCGCGAGCGCTTCATCAACTGGATCCATTTCCTGGAGATGGCGCAGCAGATCGCGATGGAGCAGATCGACCAGCTCGCCGGCCTCTCCGAACCCAGTCCGCAGATCGCCGCCTTCATCGAGCTGTTCAACAAGAACGTCGCCGAGATGTTCGAATACGGCCGCGACATGCTGGCGAAGCGCCGCCGCGACCCGCAGGCCGACCTGATGAGCGCGATCGCCAATGCCGAGGTGGAGGGCGAGAAGCTGCCCGGCGAATATCTCGACGGGGCGTGGCTGCTGATCGTCTTCGCGGGCAACGACACGACGCGCAACTCGCTGTCCGGCGCGATGAAGCTGTTCACCGAAAACCCCGAGCAGAAGGCGCTGTTGCAGGGCGACGGCGCGCTGCTGACCAATGCGGTTCACGAGATCACGCGGATGGTCTCGCCCGTGATCTACATGCGCCGCACCGCGACCGCCGATGTCGAGGTCCACGGCCAGAAGATCGCCCAGGGCGAGAAGGTCATCATGTACTACGGCGCCGCCAACCGCGATCCCGCGATGTTCCCCGATCCCGACCGCTTCGACATCACCCGTGCGAACGCGGAGAAGAACATCGCCTTCGGCTACGGCCCGCACATCTGCATCGGCCGCATGACCGCGCAATTGCAGCTGGAGGAAGCCTACCGCCAGATCTTCAACCGCTTCCCCGACATCCGCTGGTCCGGCGACATGGACATCGCGCCGAACAACTTCGTCCACGCGATCAAGCGGCTGGAGGTGGAATTCACCCCCGAGCGGAAGGCGGCGGCCGCCTGA